From Moraxella sp. K1664, one genomic window encodes:
- a CDS encoding transferrin-binding protein-like solute binding protein, with translation MQSGVFWQAFSHGATDFDETLTKYSEFELDDDELLALEEAYTNARHEYLATVRGQVSSLVMPKNGIGFGDPSVLRVNGKAYNLNAKTTDDVLANAKAIKITQNGTTRTLVLAQTPDGKTSSRYINVCCDDFSHVKFGQFQVDEMTTPRYFVQGTRSTSIPTAGQATYAGR, from the coding sequence GTGCAATCGGGGGTATTTTGGCAGGCATTTAGTCACGGAGCGACAGACTTTGATGAAACACTGACAAAATACAGCGAATTTGAGTTGGATGATGACGAGCTACTCGCCCTAGAAGAAGCCTACACCAATGCTCGCCATGAGTATCTAGCTACTGTGCGTGGGCAAGTATCCAGTCTTGTTATGCCAAAAAATGGCATAGGGTTTGGCGACCCCAGCGTATTGCGTGTTAATGGCAAGGCGTACAATCTAAACGCCAAAACCACCGATGACGTACTTGCCAACGCCAAAGCCATCAAAATCACCCAAAACGGCACAACTCGCACACTCGTTCTCGCTCAAACCCCTGACGGCAAAACATCCAGTCGCTACATTAATGTCTGCTGTGATGATTTTAGCCATGTTAAATTTGGGCAGTTTCAAGTGGATGAAATGACAACGCCACGCTATTTTGTACAAGGCACTCGCTCAACATCCATCCCTACCGCAGGTCAGGC